One Triticum dicoccoides isolate Atlit2015 ecotype Zavitan unplaced genomic scaffold, WEW_v2.0 scaffold56796, whole genome shotgun sequence genomic window, GAGCGGACGGAGAGAGATTTGAGTGTAGGCGAATTGAAAAACAGTCAACTATAAAATAGTAAATCTGAAGAATTATAGTACCGTCAGATGGATTTTTGCCTAATCCAATTTAAATCCACTCCCACCGGGAGTTGAACCCATAACCTGGGGTGCTACTAAGGTCGCTGCAACCAGTAGGCTACAGGCCTGTTCGCGTCTATGATTGCGAGTTGCAACACCTTAGATCAGATGAGATGATTGAACACTCAAGCTAGCCAGAGTACGTCAATTTCCAATCGGCTCGCCCTTCATTTTAACATTTGCAATTACAAATGCCATCCGCTTAATACTACTAGAGATTTCTTGTTTCCTACCTACTACTGAACAATGTGGACCATTTTTGTACACAACCTCGAATGGTCCCCGTGACCACTCAGTGCTGAAGCCTCTTGTGGTTGCTGTTGTAGGTGTAGGAGCTGGCGAGCCACACGAAGAGCACGAGCTCAGCGGCGGAGAGCCCGGCGAGCAGCCAGTAGAAGTAGTCGAGGTGGGCGCCGTTGAGGTTGTCGGCGaaccagccgtcgccgccgccgcttctGGTGACACGGtcgatgaaggagatgagggcgctGCTGATGAACCCGCCGATGCCCATGATGCTGAAGTAGAGCGCTAGGCCGAGGCTGCGCAGCTCGCGTGGCATCTGGTCGTAGAAGAACTCCTGCAGGCCCACCACCGTCAGCACGTCCGCCACGCCCATCATCGCGTACTGCGGAACCAGCCACGCCCAGCTCATCGGCACCGTCGCGCCAGCGTCGTCCACCAGCCCGTGCTCCTGCGCCGTCTCCAGCCGTCGAGCCTCCACCAGTGCTGCCACGATCACCGCGCCCATCGACACCACCATGCCCACGCCCACGCATTGCAGAAGAGTCAGCCCCGATGGCTTGCCCGTCGCGCGCCCCAGCTCCGGCACCAGCAGGCGGTGGTAGATGGGGACGAACAACAGGATGCTTGCTGGCCCTAGCGTC contains:
- the LOC119346994 gene encoding protein NRT1/ PTR FAMILY 5.13-like, whose amino-acid sequence is MSPSLYLIPLAQGADKPCGLAFAADQFDADHPKERASRSSLFNWWYFSMAIGISVAVAVVSYIQENVGWGIGFGLLCVIMLCAFAIFLSGTPTYRLYAPIPGAESTFARLGRSLVALMRNSSLFRTKGCQDEDVAAKSEEARGVLRLLPIWAACLAYGVAYAQIMTLFNKQGRTLDRRIFGGLELPPAALQTLGPASILLFVPIYHRLLVPELGRATGKPSGLTLLQCVGVGMVVSMGAVIVAALVEARRLETAQEHGLVDDAGATVPMSWAWLVPQYAMMGVADVLTVVGLQEFFYDQMPRELRSLGLALYFSIMGIGGFISSALISFIDRVTRSGGGDGWFADNLNGAHLDYFYWLLAGLSAAELVLFVWLASSYTYNSNHKRLQH